In Brassica oleracea var. oleracea cultivar TO1000 unplaced genomic scaffold, BOL UnpScaffold01138, whole genome shotgun sequence, one genomic interval encodes:
- the LOC106320930 gene encoding probable WRKY transcription factor 10, with amino-acid sequence MERKSPFMYVTSHVDPIVALLVSSFDFEVFSETDIMNMISEDHDIVDIQDVEPSSQKRKKDEVTNMVGATRKSKNQKVITQMESEENHHQYGFHWWKYGGRAVIGNANPRITWREGETTYDGMHEHAPPVGHKTPYKSVLKNLSSLSMSQDPSNRTAQLGRQPYCSSASQLFSSPLPPQLDMTQLYMARLSKLPSFPVNKNHVL; translated from the exons ATGGAACGGAAGAGTCCATTTATGTATGTCACATCTCATGTTGATCCCATTGTTGCTCTTTTAGTCtcttcttttgattttgagGTCTTTTCCGAAACAGATATCATGAACATGATCTCCGAAGATCATGACATTGTTGATATACAAGACGTCGAACCTTCTTCTCAAAAGAGAAA GAAAGATGAGGTAACAAACATGGTTGGAGCCACAAGAAAAAGTAAGAACCAAAAGGTCATAACTCAGATGGAAAGCGAAGAAAACCATCATCAGTATGGTTTTCACTGGTGGAAATATGGTGGGAGAGCTGTCATAGGGAATGCAAATCCAAG AATTACGTGGAGAGAGGGGGAGACTACATACGATGGGATGCACGAGCACGCTCCACCAGTTGGACACAAGACACCGTATAAGTCAGTTCTAAAGAATCTTTCCAGTTTGTCAATGTCTCAAGATCCCAGCAATAGAACCGCTCAGTTAGGCAGGCAGCCTTATTGCTCTTCGGCCTCTCAGCTTTTCTCATCTCCATTGCCCCCACAACTTGACATGACACAGCTCTATATGGCTAGACTCTCTAAGCTGCCAAGTTTTCCGGTTAACAAGAATCATGTCTTATGA